The Cervus elaphus chromosome 12, mCerEla1.1, whole genome shotgun sequence genome includes a region encoding these proteins:
- the EXD2 gene encoding exonuclease 3'-5' domain-containing protein 2 isoform X2 codes for MASPSGFCVLVRLPKLICGGKTLPKTLLDILADGTILKVGVGCSEDASKLLQDYGLVVKGCLDLRYLAMRQRNNLLSNGLSLKSLSETVLNFPLDKSLLLRCSNWDAENLTEDQVIYAARDAQISVALFLHLLGYPFSRNSTLEENDDHIVWRKILEKCQDVVDIPFRSKGLSRSGEEVNGEATESQQKIRNKKSKADGTMPGNHQGRDPRKHKRKPLGVGYSARKSPLYDNCFLHAPDGQPLCTCDRRKAQWYLDKGIGELVSEEPFVVKLQFEPAGRPESPGDYYLMVKENLCVVCGKKDSYIRKNVIPHEYRKHFPIEMKDHNSHDVLLLCTSCHAISNYYDNHLKQQLAREFQAPIGSEEGLRLLEDPERRQVRSGARALLNAESLPAHRKEELLQALREFYRTDTVTEEMLQEAASLETRISNENYVPHGLKVVQRHTQGGLRSLMQLESRWRQHFLDSMQPRHLPQQWSVDHNHQKLLRKYGEDLPIKLS; via the exons ATGGCCTCTCCAAGTGGCTTCTGTGTCTTGGTTCGCTTGCCCAAGCTGATCTGTGGAGGAAAAACACTACCAAAAACATTATTGGACATTTTGGCAGACGGCACAATTTTAAAAGTCGGAGTAGGATGTTCAGAAGATGCCAGCAAGCTTCTGCAGGACTATGGCCTCGTCGTTAAGGGGTGCCTGGACCTCCGATACCTAGCCATGAGGCAGAG AAACAATTTGCTCTCTAATGGGCTTAGCCTGAAATCACTCTCTGAGACTGTTTTGAACTTTCCTCTTGACAAGTCCCTTCTGCTTCGCTGCAGCAACTGGGATGCTGAGAATCTTACTGAGGACCAG GTAATTTATGCTGCCAGGGATGCCCAGATTTCAGTGgctctctttctccatcttcttgGATACCCTTTCTCTAGGAATTCGACTCTAGAAGAAAATGATGACCACATTGTCTGGAGAAAAATCTTAGAGAAATGTCAGGATGTGGTAGATATCCCATTCCGAAGCAAAGGGCTTAGCCGATCAGGAGAAGAGGTTAATGGGGAAGCAACAGAATCTcagcagaaaataagaaataagaagtCGAAAGCTGATGGAACAATGCCAGGCAACCACCAAGGGAGAGACcccagaaaacataaaagaaagccCCTGGGAGTGGGCTATTCTGCCAG AAAATCACCTCTCTACGATAACTGCTTTCTCCACGCTCCTGATGGACAGCCCCTCTGCACTTGTGATCGAAGAAAAGCTCAGTGGTACCTGGACAAAGGCATCGGAG AGCTGGTGAGTGAAGAGCCTTTTGTGGTCAAGCTGCAGTTTGAACCTGCGGGCAGACCCGAATCCCCGGGAGACTACTACTTGATGGTTAAAGAGAACCTGTGTGTAGTGTGTGGCAAGAAAGACTCGTACATTCG GAAGAACGTGATCCCCCACGAGTACCGGAAGCACTTCCCCATCGAGATGAAGGACCACAACTCCCACGATGTGCTGCTGCTCTGCACCTCCTGCCACGCCATCTCCAACTACTACGACAACCACCTGAAGCAGCAGCTGGCCAGGGAGTTCCAGGCCCCCATTGGCTCCGAGGAGGGCTTGCGCCTCCTGGAGGACCCTGAGCGCCGGCAGGTGCGCTCGGGCGCCAGGGCCCTGCTCAACGCCGAGAGCCTGCCTGCGCACCGGAAGGAGGAGCTGCTGCAGGCGCTGCGAGAGTTTTATCGCACAGACACGGTCACGGAGGAGATGCTTCAGGAGGCAGCCAGCCTGGAGACCAG GATTTCCAATGAAAACTACGTTCCTCACGGGCTGAAGGTGGTGCAGCGCCACACCCAGGGCGGGCTGCGCTCCCTCATGCAGCTGGAGAGCCGCTGGCGGCAGCACTTCCTGGACTCCATGCAGCCCAGGCACCTGCCCCAGCAGTGGTCGGTGGACCACAACCATCAGAAGCTGCTCCGGAAATACGGGGAGGACCTTCCCATCAAGCTGTCGTGA